A genomic stretch from Octopus sinensis linkage group LG14, ASM634580v1, whole genome shotgun sequence includes:
- the LOC115219298 gene encoding zinc finger BED domain-containing protein 5-like, translating to MRPLKCRQFAKLCWGMEVGHSTLIQHTEIRWLSRGKVLSRFYELREESLTFCLQENLKDFVECLSDDHWCSKLAYLADIFHELSLLNNGMQGRNENILSSTDKINAFQKKLTIWKKRKAAGNLEMFQSVFKRNCQETSLLILNHLHTLLTNLDKYFPPISVDQYDWIRNPFVEFEPFEEQFSLTEELASFLNDRPLKLKHSELHLNAFWLLVEKEYPAIAQKVSLDFQP from the coding sequence ATGAGGCCACTTAAATGTCGACAGTTTGCGAAACTTTGTTGGGGTATGGAAGTAGGCCATTCCACCTTAATCCAGCACACAGAAATACGATGGTTGTCAAGGGGAAAAGTATTGTCCCGTTTTTACGAATTAAGAGAAGAGTCATTGACCTTTTGTTTGCAAGAAAACCTGAAAGACTTTGTAGAATGTTTAAGTGATGACCATTGGTGTTCCAAGTTAGCATATCTTGCCGATATATTTCATGAGCTAAGCCTCTTGAACAATGGCATGCAGGGCAGGAACGAAAATATCTTGTCTTCTACTGACAAAATAAATGCTTTTCAGAAGAAATTGACAATATGGAAGAAACGCAAAGCTGCAGGAAATTTGGAAATGTTTCAAAGTGTTTTTAAAAGGAATTGTCAAGAAACTTCGTTACTGATTTTGAACCATTTGCACACTTTGTTAACAAATCTTGACAAATATTTTCCACCGATATCTGTTGACCAGTATGACTGGATTAGAAACCCATTTGTAGAATTTGAGCCATTTGAAGAACAGTTCTCATTAACAGAAGAACTTGCTAGTTTTTTAAATGACAGACCATTAAAATTGAAGCATTCTGAGCTTCACCTAAATGCATTTTGGTTGCTGGTTGAAAAGGAATATCCTGCAATCGCCCAGAAAGTGAGTTTGGATTTTCAGCCCTGA
- the LOC115219297 gene encoding zinc finger BED domain-containing protein 5-like yields the protein MAPAKLKRHLTTKHPELSGKKKEQYFKRELAFNKRQVSMFAKKFKLSDKGQEASYTVAEIVARKMKSHTIAETVILPACQEIVRIMFGEDAVSELNKIPFSDNIISRRIQDMSGDVECNNKSKILKHKLFALQVDKSTDITGKSQLLVFVRFINDEAIVEDVLCCKELPETRKGQDVFDVLNSYLEYCGLNWKNCVGICTDGAPCNDRMS from the coding sequence ATGGCACCAGCCAAACTGAAACGACACTTAACGACTAAACATCCAGAGTTGTcaggcaaaaaaaaagaacaatattttaaaagagaATTGGCATTTAATAAAAGGCAAGTTTCTATGTTTGCCAAAAAGTTCAAATTGAGTGACAAAGGACAAGAAGCAAGTTATACTGTGGCGGAGATAGTTGCAAGAAAAATGAAATCTCATACCATCGCTGAAACTGTAATTTTACCTGCATGCCAGGAAATAGTGAGGATAATGTTTGGAGAGGATGCTGTATCAGAGCTAAATAAAATTCCATTTTCTGACAACATAATAAGTAGGCGCATTCAAGACATGTCAGGAGACGTTGAGTGCAATAATAAGTCAAAAATACTGAAACATAAGTTGTTTGCACTTCAAGTTGATAAGAGTACAGACATCACTGGTAAATCCCAGCTCCTTGTATTTGTTCGTTTTATTAATgatgaagctattgtagaagacgtcCTGTGTTGCAAAGAGTTGCCAGAAACAAGAAAAGGACAAGatgtatttgatgttttaaattcatatttagaGTATTGTGGATTGAACTGGAAAAACTGTGTAGGTATTTGTACAGATGGTGCCCCTTGCAATGACAGGATGTCTTAA